A region of the Acidimicrobiales bacterium genome:
GAGGTAGAGCAGCAGCGACAGCCAGACCCACGTCTCGCCGAGCTCCCAGACCCCGTCGGACAGGCCGAGCAGGGCGAAGCCCCAGATGGGAACGGAGTAGATGATCCACTCGGCCACCCGGAAGCCGACGAAGGTGTTCGCCTCGGCCACGGCCAGGGCGGCGAGCCCGGTGCGGGCCTTGACCTGGCCGGCGTAGACGCCGTTCAGCATCACGGCGCCGAACCCGAGGATGATCGACAGGATGTGGAGCAGGAAGAACAGGTTGTAGAGACCGTCGCCGACATCGGCCAGGACCATCCGGAGCCTCCCTCGCCCGTGGGACCGGCGCAGTGTAGGGAAGCATCCGGCGGGCAAGCTTGTTACGCTCATTGTCAAGTTTCCTGAGTCGTAGCCCGAGAAGGTGCCGATGCCGCTCGATCCGAACCGCTGGACCCTGAAGACCCAGGAGGCCTTCACCGCGGCCGTCGACGCCGCCAAGGCCAACAGCAACCCCGAGGTCACCCCCGACCACCTGCTCGCGGCCCTGCTCGGCCAGGAGGAGGGCGTGGTCCTGCCGGTCCTCGAGAAGGTCGGCCTGCCGATCTACCAGCTGCGGACGAGGACCGCCGAGGCCGTCGCCA
Encoded here:
- a CDS encoding DUF2269 family protein; translation: MVLADVGDGLYNLFFLLHILSIILGFGAVMLNGVYAGQVKARTGLAALAVAEANTFVGFRVAEWIIYSVPIWGFALLGLSDGVWELGETWVWLSLLLYLAALGISHALLRPAVRQFNTTLGQAAAGNAGVAPASVPELVALDKRLAAIGGALNVLVLVILVLMIWKPGN